CTGATCATAAACGAGGCGCCCTTCGATATACAGTACCAGGAATTGCACAGATCTGGTGATCCTTGGCAAACGGTAATATACAGCTTTGCAattgagtattattattacatttccaTCTGACGTTTACTTCGCTACCTACTTTGAGACTGagcaacaaaagtttatttatactatCAGATTAAGAAGatatataaacataacaaaatggGATAAGCTCGCATCCAAGctgtacaacaaaataatgtacttaTATTGTTGAACACTAATATACTGCGTGAATAGGTCACTGAAAAATAATCAGAGTTGTTAATCTGACTTTGTTCATTCACTCTCATACCTACGACGAAAAGGACACCAGATTTATGTAaagattcaattaatttatttttttgcatttcgaCATATTCATTAATcacaattatacattttatattttagtttaaattctGCGTGTTTTGTATGTAGGTGCTACAAAACTCGAGCGCACCCCTGTGGCCTGTGATCGAGCGGGAAGAGAAGTTGCTGTTGCTACGTGTGTTCTGTTCGCCCGTGTATGCGGCGCCCTTCCTATATACTGAACAACATTCAGTCTGCCTGAAACTTGATAACGAGGTCAGTTGACACAATTCGTATATCAAATCAGTACATCGTGctccaacatttttttttactaaacactTCGTGGGAAATTgtccttatttttattgttatacctCTAAAAATGTGCGAAATATGCTTTGCCATCTTAGTGTTGTAAACCatcaatgttaaataataaaatgaaatgcaataatttattctttaactAGAATATGTCATCACTTTTACGAGCaggcaaatatttaaattcgctGAATTCCGCATTCCCTATCCAATAATAAATGTCCAAAATAATGAGTTTCCCTTTCTCGTGCGTTGCTCCACCTCGTTCTGTACGTGGCCCGCAGTACGGCGGGCTGCACGTGGAGGTCCAGCTGAGCGAGGGCGGCACGTACATCACGGTGCGCCAGTACCGCGACGGCCACGCGCCCGCGCTGCTCGTCAACTTCACGCCCTACGACGTCACCGTCTACGAGAAGGAGAACGTCAATGTCAAGTGAGAACAACACCAACTTTTAACTAGCAATACAAAGAATTTTGGTGAAATTATGAcaaaaattatgacaaaattttTTTGGTGATATTAGCTCAACGTACATATGTGTAACGGGGAATTGGAcacgaaaatattatgaaacaaaaaaatatatatatgattatatttatgtatgtttacttaTAGGGCAaaacacgcgtatttatcgggagtgcccgactagtttcaaaccgGACtatagttacttaaaaaaaatcatgtttttggCCGTAATTAAGTTTTGAACTCGCTTGTTTGCGGATCAAAAATGATAATTCTGTATACTTTTCCCAGGCTTATACCGTCCATGAACAGTATGCTGTACACATGGGACAACCCCCCGGGCCCCGCGTCATCATATTCGAAGGGTACAAGAAAAGGGAAGTCGAAAACGACCTGAGGAAACGGCATCGGAGAGTTCCAGTAAGTTAATAGTGTACTAGTTTGAGGGGACTAGAAAATGGATGAAACATTCCTTTAGTACTTTATTTTCTGCATGATGTTGACTTTTTGATTCTAATTAGTATTAATATCTTAAGAATTAGATGCTAAACATTCAAACGAAAGGGGAATAATAAACACAAGCTAATGCATGCTACCTtgtcacttttattttcttcgGAAAAACCCATCTGTTAGTTTCCTCCTTCGTAGGTAAAAATGCCCGCCTGATAGACGGGAACCATTACCCACTTCCCCTTAACTATGCATACCTTATATGATTTCCATGCGTCTGACTTAATTTTCGCTTTGAAGTCGTACAGACATCCGTGATCTTTTTTTATCTAAGTAATGATTGTCTTTTTAGTTAGTATAAAACTAAGCTAAATACAattgtcttgaaatattttacaattcacAGACTAAACGAGCACGCCAAAATATCGTGGGTGTCTTTCCTGGACGGTCTGCAGCGTGTGATCCTGTTCACGGATGACCCCATCCTAGCCAGCGGCGCTCACACTATAGGCGAGGCGGAGGCCGTCGATACAGAGTTTATACTCTCCATGCAGGGGATCGGACTGTCCCTCGTCAATGATCCCGAACTGCTTGAGATTGCGTATATCAGTATATCTAAGTAAGTAGTACGATCTTAAGATTTTGCTTAAGTGTTGTGAGTTTGGGCAATTTTGGAGTTTCCTGTTCAGTCTTTCATTGGAGCTAAatgttttgttacataaaacgTCATATCAGAATCTTCAACGGGAATAGAATAGGTAAACGTAGGTACggaatataataatgaatttgttACAGCTCTGGCATTATCTGGGAGCAGTGTAAGATAGGAGCGCGACGTTACAAGAAGATCGATGGACAGAAACTAGTCCAGTTCGAAGAAGCCTACCAGAAATATTTAGCTGAGAAGATGGTCAGCGAAGAGCCAATCTCACCTATAGTCCTAATCGATGAGAAACTTGaggtatttatataattttaatatcaagtaCATGATAcgacagtttactcacgcgtatttatcgggagtgccgtGGGAGTGCCCGACTCTTTATCAtggcactagctgttgcccgcgacttcgtctacgtgggtagaagatataagttataatttaggtatacctgcccggttttttcacattttccattgtatcttagctcctattagtcgcagcgtgatggtttatagtctaaagccttcctcgatgaatggtctattcaacacaaaaataatttttcaatttgggctagtggttcctgagattagcgcattcaaacaaacaaacaaactcttcagctttatatattagtatagatgcgGCGGGGTTTGCGACCCCGTAGTCTTAATctatacttgttttttttattgagatattCGGGCATTTGCCATTTGcacaataaagtttttaaatgcattttatatgTTTGCCGTGCTCATTACGTAGTAAACAATACCGTGTATGATTTTCCCTTAAAATCTAGACGTAATGGTTAGGCGTCTCGGAGGAATGAACACCAGTAGAGTGAGTGTGCGTGTGCAGGTGGACTTCGAGGAGATGCGCGTGCTGCGTCCGGGCGCGCGGCTGCTGCGGCGCACGCTGCAGCCGGGGCTGTGGGCGGCGCTGGGCCTGACGCCGCACTCGCGCCGCCTGCACGCGCGCCTGCACCGCCTGCAGGTGGACCAGCAGCTGCCGCTGCCCACCTTCCCCGTCGTGCTGGCGCCcgtgccgccgccgcgctccaTCGCCAACGACGACCCCTGCGGTACGCCCGCGCCACTTTTACGCTATGAACAATGATTCCTTAATGTCTACAGCCGCACACCGCTTCACACTTTTACAGTTATCGACTGAGACACGTCAGGATTTTCGTTTTTTTCTCTTGCTAAGGTTCCTGTTGGTCGTTGGTGCCAGCTCAAACATGATATCGTAGAATATGGGAGttcaaaaaatacacaaacacaataatgtaacaaaaaaaatctgacaaAAAACACTCCTAATAAGTAaacccttttttaatttattcaggcATGAAACATCATCGAAGTATCGATAGTGGAGCGTATAATGGAACACAGCAAGGTCCGCCAGTACAAATATTACAAGGTGCTCATCCAGGAGTTCCACGTCAAGGTCGACATGGGTCTCATCAATGCACTCATGGGAATGTTCCCGCAACGGACTCTAAATGAGGAGGAAGCGGTAACTGTCATATTGTGAAATATACACCTTATGCATAGTATGTTTAAGGTTGATTATGAGTATAACTTAGACCAGATTGtgtaattacatatattatttttagcgcGACGCGTTCCAACTTGATCTAGAAAACGCTGGAGAGCCTTTAGAGGCATTAGCTGCTAGAGGAGTCGCCTCTGATCTCAAGAATTTCTACGACAATTTGCATTTATCGCCACTCAAGGTAACTTCTCTTTCAAATTCTGTTTACATTTATGTTGTagaaatttgaactttaaaattttgtgttttaggCTCACGTTTCGTTCTCTCTTGGTGGTGCTACTCAACTGCCGACATTTGTTGGTACCATACTTCAGAGTATTGGTGTTACACTGACTGACATGAACGACGTTGTGTTCAAGtaagttttaatatgaaatagcTTTTAATACAGAGatgtaaggttgattttcgtatTAATGTAGTCTAGCATTGGGCCTGAAGAGTAAAGGCATGTCTTTTTTCTCCTTAGATTATCATACTACGAAAGAAACTACGAGTTCTTATCTCAGAAGGAGATGATCAGTCAAGTGCAGAGTCACTACACGGGGCAGGCGATCAAACAGCTGTACGTGCTGGTACTGGGGTTGGATGTCATAGGCAACCCTTATGGACTGGTCGTCGGGCTCAAGAAGGGCGTGGAAGACTTGTTCTATGAGCCGTTCCAGGTCAGTTTTGTGGTGTTGTAGCTTTTAATTTCGTGTTCTATTGCTTTTTATAATCAGATTTTTAATCCTTATTAAGGTACTTAGTCGATTTTACTAAACTGTCTAGCCAATTTAATAGAAACTATGACGTTCGTGTGATCTATGCTTGCCTGATTGAGGatgcctttgtgcatgttacttgaatttttgtgaaatctCTCGCGACCcaagaattaaattagttaCTGCCGAAgttgcctttaaaaaaaaagattcacgAGCTCTTTAAGTAACCAACAGTCATCCAGGCGAGACGTTTGCTACTCGGTATAGAACGCCATCTCTTTCCGTTTCTCCTATAGTCATGCTTCAAGAGGTCCCACCTACGAATCGTGTACGTCATGTACATTTATGTTCTACTAATACTAAGTTTAACCCCTAGGGCGCCATCCAAGGTCCGGGCGAGTTCGCGGAGGGCCTGTTCCTGGGCGTGCGCTCGCTGGTGGGCCACACGGTgggcggcgcggccggcgccgTGTCGCGCATCACGGGCGCCATGGGACACGGGCTGGCCGCGCTCTCGCTAGACAAGGTCAGTTTTTTATAGCTGTAgctgtcatcatcatcggcctatattcgttcactgctggacatagacctccccaattgcacgccatcgaatTTATCTTTGGCTAcgcgcatccagctcctgccagtcATCCTGTGCCAGATCATCGCCGTAGCTGTGCTGGCAAACAATTATGTTGGGAAAGCATTGAGCTAAAATATAGTCTGTCCCCGTAGCTACACCTAGgtgtaattaattagtaatttgcTCCAGCAGCCTGGACGTACACCAATTTAAAAttctagaatttttttttatttatttacgattaaTATCTCTCACAATATTTTCTTCCGAAGAAGATATCCATAAACaataattgattattaattCATGGATTTTGGTTCAATGGAATTAAATCGTTAGAAATTTATGTTTCcttcttttgttaatatttatatgtatgttatttgTGTAATACAGGATTACCAAAGACGTCGTCGCGATAACATTAACAAACCTCCAGCAAACTTGCAAGAAGGTCTTGCGAGAAGTGGAAAAGGACTCGTCATGGTATTGTACTactattaattgttattgtaagcatattttttaacactGTATAATTTAATGTCATAAAACACACAAGCGTTTCAGCAACCAAGTCACTAGAATCTTAAAGAATATAGTGAGCAAAATTACGTCATGTAAACGGCCGCTTTTTTTTATGGTCGTGTCACTATTTAAAACCAATTGAGAAGCCAACccatttaattatagttttatgatGGGTTTGTGTTATTTGTCATTCAATGATAATGGTTAAAGTAAAAAGCCCTGCAAATTGTTATACAAACTTTtgtcttttcattatttattcagttatgtAAGTCAATTTATTGAGCAGATTGAAGTGATGGGAGTGTGCATATGTGTTGGTATGTATGATTGTATGTCAGGGCGTGGTGGACGGGCGTGACGGGCGTGTTCACGAAGCCGATAGAGGGCGCGCGCTCCGAGGGCGTCGAGGGCTTCTTTAAGGGGCTCGGGCGTGGGGCCGTGGGCCTCGTGGCCAGGCCCACCCTGCTGGGTCGTGGACTTCGCCTCAGGATCACTCGATGCCGTCAAAAGGTGACTCTACCTTGTCACTGTGTTCTGTTCTGTGCTGCTCTAATGCTTTTTGTGTACATGTCTCTGTTACTAACATTTGTTTTGCTTGTGTGCTGCTTGCATGAAAGGTTTTGGGAGCTGCTTTTAATGTTGACTATTACGTAAGGTTTCGTCGAATAGCCATGTTTTGTCCATTTTCAATTATGATAGCGTTAACTAATAGGTTTAGgcagtggcgtgcacagagattttagtcagggtaggcaaaaagaaacggccaagtgcgattctgattcACGACTCTcagttggtacaaaatgtaaaaaaaggttacccatcaaattcacgaccgtaacaaatgatgcttaacctcgatttctcggtgatctatgaaactgtttactctctaaataactatcaacgttcatgcctacagccgaaagacagacggacagaaggccagccggatttaaaatgttgtgcggtaaactttgtagttacatacctagtgtacctagccaacgtatttgaatattaaacttttacagctatcttttcgtcacatcatttatcattgaatcgcaggtagtcaataacgtttacatttctttaaactttttctattgacaacatacctatcgtaatattgtaaccacgtacgtaaacacgaaaataaccttttcgttgaacaaagtaggtaccaagcgagaatcttaccaataaatcgtgttaaaaggtactaaatagatatatttctgtatttttttgtaaataagtttagataagtgaaataatctaagtatagtttaaaataaatggatagggaaacagaacaagcgatttctctgtatctacgagcaactcgttagatttaaatcattctgttttctacgtattgttttgaacgattgactcacctttcttaatttatgagatgtcttgcgtagttttatctatttcaaacacttgtttttatcacagaaaaatagttttaaaatcgcactttttgtgttatgagcacacgccgtttgaaagttcacaattattaatcaatttttcactctttttcgacttacatcaaataatttaaaaaccaacgacccagaaaacgaattatgacaaatgaaaacaaaaatgcatcgaaaaatattgcggctcactttacgataatcactgtcaaaacataaccacagATAACCGCTCATGTCATCCGCTGTCTTTGTCGTGGAAAGGCAGTGTCTcttttatcacacacactaacaaacgcagactattttgacattgtgtgacaaatacgtataggaaaacagacatagacacattgtcatgactacgagtctgtcacacgcacacatgcttaaagtacctacgtcactgagacatcgagttgaagtgtctttccaatgggaaaacggtgccagcggcggcgcacttcggcaaaaaagtgtactaattttgaaatattgataatcctcccttgatagattatgttacaacgtgtaatagatagatggcgctgatacgtgttttacgaatattgtttattttatggatagtaattatgtacctataatatttgaatttctcagggtaggcagtgtctttttgtctctatggactgcacgccactgGGTTTAGGTtacccacaatttaaaaaaaaaaatcaatgcgCGTCCGAGGGGATCATGACCATGACGGTGAGTTAGCATCTTGAGTGGACATGAGGCGTAGTGGACTTCGTCAAGGGTAGATAGGCTCGGGCACGTGGTTGTCGTGGTGTTGTGTGAGCGCGTGTGGCGGTAGGGCGTGGTGGACGGCGTGCGCGGCGTGCTGACGCGGCCCATCCAGGGCGCGCACGAGGGCGGCGCCGGCGGGTTCGTCAAGGGGCTCGGCCGCGGCGCCGTCGGGCTCGTCGTCAGGCCCGTCGGCGGGGTCGTTGACTTCACCAACGGATTACTCACTTCTGTTAAGAGGTGCCCAGGTTACCGGACTTCTCATAGACGATTGATCGTAGTTACGTATATTTCAGTAGGTGCAGTTGTGAATACATTTGGTGTAAGctgtaaaatggttttaaaatggTGTAAAACTAATCGTACTTTTGACAAGTAATAACTTCCTATGGGGGGTAAAGCGGTACGTAATGTAAGGTAATGCGTTTTAATGTGCGGTCAGCATCACAATACTCCGTGCTCAGTTTTTAATCAGTTaagccaacaaaaaaaatgttagttgtACTTTCGTATTCAATGTAATTGAAGGTTATCGTTGTTTCGAtatcattatttagaaaaatgtgtCTATATCTTATGTTATggtgtatacacggtgattttttagtcgtcttaacaaaagcaacccagttcatgcatccgacgtaaaataccccaggcgcgattattatttttttatcatcaactaagataataagtacgaagaaaattaaacaagagaaatctgaaatatactcttaaaaatgataaaattgccgccgcccgcgccccctcATCATTGTttcaaggctcggaccgcgcatgcatttttttatcatgaacgtgttctagtcattggatacatgaactgggctgcttttgtaagacgactaaaaaatcacggtgtataattaGTCTTTTTATAGACGTATATAGTTTGTTTTCGGGTCCACAGCTTGTCTTCATCCGTGTGACGCATTGCTAATAGCATGACATCCTTAGCAGTAAATTGAGTGTTAACTAAATGTCTTTGTAGTTTTAGTGTAGTTACTAACCcttaaagcaatttatttatatattaatatggCAGTAAGTATAGCTTCCTggtatttttggtttgtttgtaaaattaaattaaggtttcttaattttttctaaAACGTTATGTAATTTATTCTCTTTTTCTGACCTGTAACTTCACTGGTTTTCATTATACTTTGAAGCATATACCTATGACATTATTAACTCAACAATAAAGGTTGGTTAAACACGGTTTCTCAGGGCTGTGATTTACTTTCGCTtttcattttatgtattagtatcaAGGCAGCTTTAAGATACTATCAGCTGTTCGTCTATGATCaatattaaattgcaaaaaaatatgttattaaattttcaaaccaGGACAAAAGTCCCTCCCTCTCTATATTTAGGACCAGTTTTGCATCAACGTTTTGAGCTGATCGCTATTTGACCATTACTATAACATGCGTGTACGCACAGGGCCGCCGATATGTCAGAGGAAGTAACTAAGCGTCGGCCGGCGCGGTACCTACCGCCCGACAGCGGTGTCCGACCATACTCCAGGCTCCACGCGGAAGGATATAAAATGCTCTTCGAACTTGAAAAGGTACGTCATCcgttttttatatgaatttatctattattacatacatacacatattcatattcatcatcagcccatatttgtccactgctggacataggccttcccaattgcacgccaaCGAGATTTATCTTccgctgctcgcatccagctccttaTTTGTGTAAGACTCATTAAAAAGTCAGTAAATCCTGCACAATACAAACACGTGTCGGTGAAATCcttaccataaaatataaaatgttcataaaaataaagccaTTTATATCTGAACTGTATTAAGGAAGCAAAGAAGTTTGAACCTTACGACCTAGACATTGAGAGTTGATGTTTAATACAGGGCAAGTACGTGAGCACGGATACGTACGAGGCGCACGTGTGGGTGATCGCCGGCAAGGAGGTGGTCATGTGCACGGACAAGAGGATACTCTACATCGAGAAGAATAACGTGTTCGGCGGGTGGCAGGTAACATGAACAACTATGTATTATATGATATGTTGACgacaacaagttttttttttggtttatatttagtttttactgGTTTCATCTTCTTCGTCTTCTTCGTATTACTGTTTTCTGGTATTTTGTAAGTCGGCataataacctcaaaataaaattggaatatttttctAGCCTGTTGTAAAgacatccatttttttttaattagaagcACCAAAATGCTGTTAAAATCATCAATaccaaatcatttttataatagcaGTTAAGAAAAGAGTAGATATATCATAAAGCAATACCACATGGCAATAATTAGTAATAcgttttgtaaaattgtttgtcGCAAGTCTCGCACCggccatgttttatttataaaaggtcGACTCGTGCCGTCTCACAACtagtaaatatttcatgaatttCGCCGAGATCTGAAAACAAGTTTTCTATCACAAATATA
This region of Trichoplusia ni isolate ovarian cell line Hi5 chromosome 14, tn1, whole genome shotgun sequence genomic DNA includes:
- the LOC113500534 gene encoding vacuolar protein sorting-associated protein 13-like, whose protein sequence is INEAPFDIQYQELHRSGDPWQTVLQNSSAPLWPVIEREEKLLLLRVFCSPVYAAPFLYTEQHSVCLKLDNEYGGLHVEVQLSEGGTYITVRQYRDGHAPALLVNFTPYDVTVYEKENVNVKLIPSMNSMLYTWDNPPGPASSYSKGTRKGKLNEHAKISWVSFLDGLQRVILFTDDPILASGAHTIGEAEAVDTEFILSMQGIGLSLVNDPELLEIAYISISNSGIIWEQCKIGARRYKKIDGQKLVQFEEAYQKYLAEKMVSEEPISPIVLIDEKLEVDFEEMRVLRPGARLLRRTLQPGLWAALGLTPHSRRLHARLHRLQVDQQLPLPTFPVVLAPVPPPRSIANDDPCDIIEVSIVERIMEHSKVRQYKYYKVLIQEFHVKVDMGLINALMGMFPQRTLNEEEARDAFQLDLENAGEPLEALAARGVASDLKNFYDNLHLSPLKAHVSFSLGGATQLPTFVGTILQSIGVTLTDMNDVVFKLSYYERNYEFLSQKEMISQVQSHYTGQAIKQLYVLVLGLDVIGNPYGLVVGLKKGVEDLFYEPFQGAIQGPGEFAEGLFLGVRSLVGHTVGGAAGAVSRITGAMGHGLAALSLDKDYQRRRRDNINKPPANLQEGLARSGKGLVMGVVDGVRGVLTRPIQGAHEGGAGGFVKGLGRGAVGLVVRPVGGVVDFTNGLLTSVKRAADMSEEVTKRRPARYLPPDSGVRPYSRLHAEGYKMLFELEKGKYVSTDTYEAHVWVIAGKEVVMCTDKRILYIEKNNVFGGWQIVWSYLWSELPEVPTAVNKGVYIPTAKRKVLGMFPSSGSGKVIFLYDEQQKKYLLAQCQRLMQRR